The following are from one region of the Cherax quadricarinatus isolate ZL_2023a chromosome 87, ASM3850222v1, whole genome shotgun sequence genome:
- the LOC128703762 gene encoding ester hydrolase C11orf54 homolog yields the protein MSISVEAKPLYVPPLEEVASVLQNGLKKNFAEVHVSVVECPDLSQEPFCLEGKGLCGSPRLSDVGGVPHLLPSPLKDKVYNIKELAASVDLPEAFVIGAGAGPHEYIGVNSELMANTLTGKTASNGSRVAKIDSSGNNELLKLPESETGCSLMLNMFACEGRTGQVLRILAKKRTGSLNFVTCLRQALTDHYGDKAVGLGGTFRMVQGSAKCHVMPDFSSSPISCEDELNQWLRFFELPSPMVFLSTLVSRDPGMDLRLEHSHGYGKEYGGHYHYDTTPETVEYQGFYNVAEFMYRVDRPKVTHSFGRN from the coding sequence ATGTCTATCTCAGTTGAAGCAAAGCCCCTTTATGTTCCACCGCTGGAGGAGGTGGCTTCTGTTTTACAGAATGGCTTGAAGAAGAATTTTGCTGAAGTGCATGTGTCTGTGGTTGAATGTCCTGATTTGTCTCAGGAACCGTTCTGTTTGGAAGGAAAGGGACTGTGTGGTTCACCTAGGCTGAGTGACGTAGGTGGTGTTCCACATCTCCTTCCAAGTCCACTCAAGGATAAAGTGTATAACATAAAGGAACTTGCTGCATCTGTAGACCTACCGGAGGCCTTCGTGATAGGCGCGGGCGCAGGTCCACACGAGTATATTGGTGTCAACAGCGAGTTAATGGCGAACACTTTAACTGGGAAGACAGCTTCGAATGGTTCCCGTGTTGCGAAGATTGACTCTTCAGGAAACAACGAACTGCTTAAGTTACCTGAAAGTGAAACTGGATGTTCTCTCATGCTGAACATGTTTGCTTGTGAGGGCCGTACTGGTCAGGTTCTTCGGATTTTGGCCAAGAAACGTACCGGGAGCCTCAATTTTGTGACGTGTCTGCGACAAGCACTGACTGACCATTATGGCGATAAAGCAGTGGGTCTAGGAGGGACATTTCGTATGGTACAAGGATCAGCTAAGTGCCACGTAATGCCTGACTTCTCCTCCTCACCTATCAGCTGCGAAGATGAGCTCAATCAATGGCTCCGTTTCTTTGAATTGCCTTCCCCGATGGTGTTCCTGTCTACCTTAGTGTCCAGAGATCCTGGGATGGACCTCCGCCTGGAGCATTCTCACGGCTATGGCAAGGAATATGGAGGACATTACCACTACGATACCACCCCAGAAACTGTGGAATATCAGGGGTTTTACAACGTGGCGGAGTTCATGTACCGTGTAGATAGGCCTAAAGTTACCCATAGCTTTGGCAGAAACTAA